The following are from one region of the Carnobacterium gallinarum DSM 4847 genome:
- a CDS encoding DUF975 family protein, whose product MNQTKTRAELKSEAKSLLRGRWGDAILLNLVPTILQVGAFIIGMVFLIAAVVLFGTVMSNFDGNSGSIGNSYSGSSYGSGSGGGIIGFFISLISVGISFTFLDWLRDPAMKIVPFRDAFQVYSGKHFVKVVVITILNTIFTFLWSLLFIIPGIIKAMAYSQSYFIYKDISSSNKEEGMRYTDYITASRKLMDGHKWDYFVLQLSFIGWQILCIFTFGIGYLWLNPYMSATYAAFYKDLAQDRYLDGVASYKDSEIDEWTEDTI is encoded by the coding sequence ATGAATCAAACAAAAACACGTGCCGAACTAAAAAGTGAAGCAAAAAGTTTGTTACGTGGTCGTTGGGGAGATGCAATTCTACTAAATTTAGTACCTACAATTTTACAAGTAGGCGCATTTATCATTGGGATGGTATTTTTGATAGCGGCTGTAGTTCTTTTTGGTACAGTTATGTCAAATTTTGATGGGAATAGTGGATCGATAGGGAATTCTTATTCTGGCTCTAGTTATGGAAGTGGCAGTGGTGGAGGAATTATTGGATTCTTTATTTCTCTAATTTCAGTTGGGATTTCGTTTACTTTTCTAGATTGGTTACGTGACCCAGCTATGAAAATTGTTCCTTTTCGTGATGCTTTCCAAGTCTATTCAGGCAAGCATTTTGTTAAAGTTGTAGTCATTACAATTTTAAATACGATTTTTACCTTTTTATGGAGTTTGTTATTTATTATTCCAGGTATTATTAAAGCAATGGCTTATTCACAATCGTACTTTATCTACAAAGACATCTCTTCTTCTAACAAAGAGGAAGGCATGCGCTATACAGACTATATCACAGCTAGTCGTAAATTAATGGATGGACATAAATGGGACTATTTTGTACTACAACTAAGTTTTATTGGTTGGCAGATCCTTTGTATTTTCACTTTTGGAATTGGTTACTTATGGCTAAACCCATATATGAGTGCGACTTATGCAGCTTTTTATAAAGATTTAGCTCAAGATCGTTATCTAGATGGAGTAGCGAGCTACAAGGACAGTGAAATAGATGAGTGGACTGAGGATACAATTTAA
- a CDS encoding MarR family winged helix-turn-helix transcriptional regulator, whose protein sequence is MNSEMDSTNGSLNMKMKRLNRLHKKLADQELNSLDLHIGQSLILEVILTKEQCTQKEIADYLDISTSSITNPIKRLEEKKLIEKKQANNDLRYNSITLTATGHEIAQKIITKIDGINQTMVHGFSQEEVILLNHLMDSMIQNLDPTKEITQLKKDEFGKMYKNYLEVNNGKPSN, encoded by the coding sequence ATGAACAGTGAAATGGATTCAACGAATGGCTCATTGAACATGAAAATGAAACGTCTCAATCGTTTGCATAAAAAACTCGCTGACCAAGAGCTAAATAGCTTAGATCTCCATATTGGACAGTCTTTAATTTTAGAAGTTATCTTGACTAAAGAACAATGTACTCAGAAGGAAATTGCCGATTACTTAGATATCTCAACTTCTTCTATTACGAATCCAATTAAGCGGTTAGAAGAAAAGAAACTGATTGAAAAGAAGCAAGCCAATAACGATTTGCGTTACAATTCCATTACCCTAACTGCTACCGGACATGAAATTGCTCAAAAAATCATTACAAAAATCGATGGCATCAATCAAACAATGGTTCACGGCTTTAGTCAAGAGGAAGTAATACTCTTAAATCATTTAATGGATTCTATGATTCAAAACTTAGATCCCACTAAAGAGATCACTCAACTAAAGAAAGATGAATTTGGAAAAATGTATAAAAATTATCTGGAGGTAAATAATGGAAAACCCAGCAACTAA
- a CDS encoding alpha/beta hydrolase: MKKVILLGGILLFILGSCSFNTKPKKNISQSIYNLQEQIPIILIHGSGGDEDSFAHFAENIMAQPNSSTQLLNVVIDAKGKLHYQGKLDSNAKRPLISIGYTENNAPIEEWSNGLKQLMIDLKKNYNFQQADVVGYSNGGLAIAYYAETIKEDKNVPKLRRIALLGAPFNDIDTASNLGNADFTDVPIETAELEKYLALQQNLDSQLAVLSIAGEDANDKNTDGVVPLRSALASRLIFPDYVHTYIEKQTTQGDASHANLVNNQQVIDWVYDFLFNAQEKEVPQTQLISVNE, encoded by the coding sequence ATGAAAAAAGTGATACTTTTAGGTGGAATTCTCCTTTTCATCCTAGGATCCTGTAGCTTTAACACAAAACCGAAAAAAAATATTTCCCAATCTATTTATAATTTACAAGAACAAATTCCAATTATTCTGATTCATGGCAGCGGTGGGGATGAAGATTCATTTGCTCATTTTGCTGAAAATATAATGGCGCAGCCCAATAGTTCTACTCAATTACTGAATGTTGTCATCGATGCTAAAGGAAAATTACACTATCAAGGGAAATTAGATTCCAATGCTAAGCGTCCCCTTATTTCAATTGGATATACAGAGAATAATGCCCCTATCGAAGAATGGAGCAACGGATTAAAACAATTAATGATTGATTTAAAAAAGAACTATAACTTTCAACAAGCCGATGTAGTTGGCTATTCCAACGGTGGACTAGCTATAGCCTATTATGCCGAAACCATCAAAGAAGATAAAAATGTACCAAAACTGAGACGAATCGCCTTACTAGGTGCACCCTTTAATGATATCGACACAGCTTCTAATCTTGGCAATGCTGATTTTACTGATGTTCCTATTGAAACAGCTGAATTAGAAAAATATCTAGCGTTACAACAGAACTTAGATAGCCAGTTAGCCGTGTTGTCCATTGCTGGTGAAGATGCGAATGATAAAAATACAGATGGCGTCGTCCCTCTGCGTAGTGCCTTAGCTTCTCGTCTAATCTTTCCAGACTATGTTCACACCTATATTGAAAAACAAACAACTCAAGGCGATGCCTCACATGCAAATCTAGTGAATAATCAACAAGTTATCGACTGGGTTTATGATTTTTTATTTAACGCTCAAGAAAAAGAAGTTCCTCAAACTCAACTTATTTCAGTAAATGAATAG
- a CDS encoding ABC transporter ATP-binding protein, whose translation MVEIALNHIYKKYDNAENFSVTDFNLQIKDREFIVFVGPSGCGKSTTLRMIAGLEDISDGELYIGETLMNDVAPKDRDIAMVFQNYALYPHMTVYDNMAFGLKLRKYDKAEIKKRVEEAGEILGLTEYLKRKPAALSGGQRQRVALGRAIVRDAKVFLMDEPLSNLDAKLRVAMRAEIAKLHQRLETTTIYVTHDQTEAMTMADRIVIMKDGFVQQIGSPKEVYDTPVNVFVAGFIGSPAMNFFNVTLNGDVISNGLGLKLTIPEGKRKMLAEQGYDGKKLIFGVRPEDIHSEQIALDSNPNSVVHSEVVVSELLGAETMLYTRVDDTEFISKVDARDFHRPGEFIDLAFDLNKGHFFDPESELVIKP comes from the coding sequence ATGGTAGAAATAGCATTAAATCACATTTATAAAAAATACGACAATGCTGAGAATTTTTCAGTAACTGATTTTAATTTACAAATTAAAGATCGTGAATTTATCGTTTTCGTTGGTCCTTCTGGTTGTGGGAAATCAACAACTTTGCGGATGATCGCTGGTTTAGAAGACATCTCAGACGGTGAATTATATATTGGTGAAACATTGATGAATGATGTAGCTCCTAAAGATCGTGATATTGCTATGGTTTTCCAAAACTATGCCCTGTACCCTCATATGACTGTTTATGATAATATGGCATTTGGTTTAAAACTAAGAAAATATGATAAAGCTGAAATCAAAAAACGTGTAGAAGAAGCTGGGGAAATCCTAGGTTTGACTGAATACTTGAAACGTAAACCAGCAGCATTATCTGGTGGACAACGTCAACGTGTGGCCTTAGGTCGTGCAATAGTTCGTGATGCTAAAGTCTTCTTAATGGATGAACCTTTATCTAACTTAGATGCTAAATTACGTGTAGCGATGCGTGCTGAGATTGCTAAATTACACCAACGTCTAGAAACAACAACTATCTACGTAACCCATGACCAAACAGAAGCCATGACTATGGCGGATCGTATCGTTATTATGAAAGATGGTTTTGTACAACAGATTGGTTCACCAAAAGAAGTTTACGATACACCAGTAAATGTATTCGTAGCTGGATTTATTGGTTCACCAGCAATGAACTTCTTTAACGTAACATTGAATGGCGACGTTATTTCTAATGGATTAGGTTTAAAATTAACCATTCCTGAAGGCAAACGTAAAATGTTAGCTGAACAAGGTTATGATGGGAAGAAATTAATCTTTGGTGTTCGTCCAGAAGATATTCACAGTGAACAAATCGCGTTAGATTCAAATCCTAACAGTGTTGTTCATTCTGAAGTTGTTGTATCTGAATTATTAGGTGCTGAAACAATGCTTTATACTCGTGTTGATGATACTGAATTTATTTCTAAAGTAGATGCACGCGATTTCCATCGTCCAGGTGAATTTATTGACTTAGCCTTTGATTTAAATAAAGGACATTTCTTCGATCCTGAGTCTGAATTAGTTATTAAACCTTAA
- a CDS encoding MDR family MFS transporter, with protein sequence MENPATKLEKKVLFAIISIAMLTFMGIVSETALNVAFPILMREFNVVGATIQWLTTGYLLIVAILVPISPMLVKRFPTKRLFQTAAIIFTTGTIFCGLATNFPLLLTGRLIQATGTGISLPLMFNIILALVPINKRGVVMGMAGLVTSFAPALGPTYGGIIVTSLGWQWIFILLLPIAIVSISLGSWSIITIRKLEKIPFDFLSIGLSALAFSGIIYGFSIAGEMGWQYPNVAISLIVGLVALGLFVFRQIKLDKPLVNLTVFKYPMFIVGLSNVFLVMMMILSFSFLLPIFNESVFGVNATTAGMMMLPASVLSALMAPIAGRILDAKGPKKLITAGTFITLVAVLGFFIFTSTLQPYMVILLHMLLMLGASMTFIPSQTNGLNHLPEQITSDGTAIISTLQQVAGATGTSLVAGIITISQVKSKNPANALSPAELTTQGVHNSLILLLTLAVIGFGLTFLIKSKQTEK encoded by the coding sequence ATGGAAAACCCAGCAACTAAATTAGAAAAAAAAGTGTTATTTGCAATTATTTCAATTGCCATGCTAACCTTCATGGGAATCGTCTCTGAAACAGCATTAAACGTCGCATTTCCAATCTTAATGAGAGAATTTAACGTAGTTGGAGCTACGATACAATGGTTAACAACCGGTTATCTATTAATTGTGGCTATTCTTGTCCCAATCTCACCAATGTTAGTTAAACGTTTCCCAACAAAGCGACTTTTCCAAACAGCCGCTATTATTTTTACAACAGGAACCATTTTTTGTGGATTAGCCACTAACTTCCCGTTATTATTAACAGGTCGTTTGATTCAAGCAACTGGAACAGGAATCTCACTGCCTCTAATGTTCAATATTATCTTAGCTCTAGTCCCCATTAACAAACGTGGTGTTGTCATGGGAATGGCTGGTTTAGTTACTAGCTTTGCTCCTGCTTTAGGACCCACATATGGCGGAATTATTGTTACTTCATTAGGTTGGCAATGGATCTTCATTTTATTATTACCAATCGCTATCGTTTCAATTTCATTAGGTTCATGGTCAATTATCACCATTCGTAAACTAGAAAAAATCCCTTTTGATTTTCTCTCAATTGGCTTATCTGCACTAGCCTTTTCAGGAATTATCTACGGATTTAGTATCGCTGGTGAGATGGGCTGGCAATATCCAAATGTTGCTATTTCTTTGATTGTTGGATTAGTCGCTTTAGGATTATTTGTTTTTAGACAAATCAAATTAGACAAACCACTAGTTAACTTAACTGTTTTTAAATATCCGATGTTCATCGTGGGCTTATCCAATGTCTTTTTAGTCATGATGATGATTCTATCTTTCTCATTTTTATTACCTATCTTTAACGAAAGTGTCTTTGGTGTAAACGCCACAACTGCTGGAATGATGATGTTACCTGCCTCAGTTTTAAGTGCATTAATGGCACCAATTGCTGGTCGAATTTTAGACGCAAAAGGTCCTAAAAAACTGATTACAGCTGGAACTTTTATTACACTCGTTGCAGTTCTAGGCTTCTTCATTTTCACAAGTACATTACAACCTTATATGGTTATTTTATTGCATATGCTATTAATGTTAGGCGCATCAATGACCTTTATTCCATCTCAAACAAACGGATTAAATCATTTGCCTGAACAGATCACCTCTGACGGAACAGCGATTATAAGTACATTGCAACAAGTAGCTGGAGCTACAGGAACTTCATTGGTTGCTGGAATTATCACCATTAGCCAAGTCAAAAGTAAGAATCCCGCAAACGCACTATCACCTGCTGAGCTAACAACTCAAGGTGTACACAATAGTTTGATTCTACTATTAACATTAGCAGTTATTGGATTTGGTTTAACGTTCCTTATTAAAAGCAAACAAACTGAAAAATAA
- a CDS encoding helix-turn-helix domain-containing protein, with protein sequence MRSLVEQKENTNYAILTLLYNNSQGTTLVEISEKLGLGVKTARVYIGELVDYLDRWFPNIRVRYENKRYSIECKKNFNIEIVYSSMKKETSFFDLYHYHFMGKFTGVRNFATEYYCSSSRVYTQLKKMRELLKPYEIDFGSSIENYDFIGDEQMIRFHTFHYYWEIYKGIEWPFDAELESKCYVMIYGLAKCMGIELSIVEKQQLALWLGIINTRIGLEKFVELDEDTMNSVMQSDFGKRHFAIIYYSFEEKLHKKSSESAFFLLVFMLTCKRLLNKKDMEPLENSDLIDFCSKVQGEIFANMLSVSEINQYNSLLLEGIYYSNYLNVDLLMREKTQSALLPVVIQKFTEAMAGYEMSIRPSSDIAVYFGNLFFDVIDIKKLLVPVKIKFLLSNGLIDEYPIRKKLLYLFPNLIFATPIDQDCTIIITDSVNSKETEDDYLYFNGRNQLEWEELKRTILAYSIPKENAQKLELL encoded by the coding sequence ATGCGCAGCTTAGTTGAACAAAAGGAAAACACTAATTATGCCATTCTTACCTTACTGTATAACAATAGTCAGGGAACAACTTTAGTGGAAATTTCTGAAAAACTAGGATTAGGTGTAAAAACAGCTAGAGTTTACATAGGTGAGTTGGTGGATTATTTAGATAGATGGTTTCCTAATATTCGTGTTCGTTATGAAAATAAACGCTATTCCATAGAATGTAAGAAAAATTTTAACATTGAGATTGTTTATAGTTCAATGAAAAAAGAGACTTCATTTTTCGATTTGTATCATTACCATTTTATGGGGAAATTTACGGGTGTCCGAAATTTTGCTACAGAATATTATTGTAGTTCAAGTAGAGTGTATACGCAGTTGAAAAAAATGCGTGAGCTTTTGAAACCGTATGAGATTGATTTTGGGAGTAGTATTGAAAATTATGATTTTATTGGTGATGAACAGATGATTCGTTTTCATACTTTCCATTACTATTGGGAAATATATAAAGGTATTGAATGGCCTTTTGATGCAGAATTAGAGTCTAAATGCTATGTAATGATTTATGGATTAGCTAAATGTATGGGAATAGAACTTTCAATAGTAGAAAAACAACAATTAGCTTTATGGCTAGGAATTATTAATACACGGATAGGTCTGGAGAAATTTGTTGAATTAGATGAAGATACTATGAATTCAGTGATGCAGTCAGATTTTGGGAAAAGACATTTTGCCATTATCTATTACTCTTTTGAAGAAAAATTACACAAAAAGTCTTCTGAAAGTGCGTTTTTCTTACTGGTTTTTATGTTAACCTGTAAACGTTTATTAAATAAGAAAGATATGGAACCGTTAGAAAACTCTGATTTAATTGATTTTTGTTCAAAAGTACAAGGGGAAATTTTTGCAAATATGTTATCTGTATCGGAGATTAATCAATACAATAGTTTACTTTTAGAAGGAATCTATTATAGTAACTATTTAAATGTAGATCTGTTAATGAGGGAAAAGACACAAAGTGCGTTGCTACCTGTAGTTATTCAAAAATTTACGGAAGCGATGGCGGGCTATGAAATGAGTATTAGACCCAGTTCAGATATTGCAGTTTATTTTGGAAACTTGTTTTTTGACGTTATTGATATTAAGAAACTATTGGTTCCTGTTAAGATAAAATTTTTATTAAGCAATGGATTAATTGATGAGTATCCAATTCGGAAGAAATTATTGTACCTTTTTCCAAATCTAATTTTTGCCACTCCGATAGACCAAGATTGTACGATTATCATCACTGATTCGGTTAATTCAAAAGAAACAGAAGATGATTATCTTTATTTTAATGGTCGAAATCAATTAGAATGGGAAGAACTGAAGAGAACGATATTAGCTTATAGTATTCCAAAAGAAAATGCACAAAAGTTAGAATTATTATGA